From one Solanum stenotomum isolate F172 chromosome 12, ASM1918654v1, whole genome shotgun sequence genomic stretch:
- the LOC125847145 gene encoding uncharacterized protein LOC125847145 — translation MNQETCVTKCQKVKNLNYVSAGSLASLRNKKVSKHKHKQNSECISAVQVMKSNEKYHKNKLNSNYSLNESQVSEQVQQVSLKSTFPTVHEKVQQLSSNSTTPVSQVAHEQVQQQSQLSITPASQPVQEQMQQRPQNSTNLEGNNQSEEQDPTLNKKKRGGTQMQVVHGRSERKLILLNELNQPIGPTKEVEKYDIPEVGKDWALGAIKLAWREYKCRLKKMHFYAYADDATRMAKRPKFEMSHTNKENRKKLRYPHTVGKTSFAIICEEKKKETPDALSSKDLFVATRKRKPDRVYKDSHEDTIAKIAEMERIETQQSEDVTQFVGAFTTAMGQDHPDRVRLYGRRVTKTLLKHKQGDSGPSSQTVDNEKMQKKIEEMEERMQQRMQEKFNAQKDTMERDVTVNIIAQLQRLNPGLTLDPNMLRFTVGSPGNRAALQLINHPSVGCNNQG, via the exons ATGAATCAAGAAACGTGTGTGACAAAATGCCAGAAAGTTAAGAATTTAAACTATGTTTCAGCTGGATCACTTGCTTCTTTGCGAAATAAAAAGGTATCAAAACACAAGCACAAACAGAACTCTGAGTGTATTTCAGCCGTTCAAGTTATGAAGTCAAATGAAAAGTATCACAAGAACAAATTGAACTCGAACTACAGTCTAAATGAATCTCAAGTGTCGGAACAAGTGCAACAGGTGTCTTTGAAGTCTACATTTCCTACAGTACATGAGAAAGTGCAACAACTGTCGTCGAATTCTACCACTCCCGTATCACAAGTAGCACATGAACAAGTGCAACAACAATCACAACTTTCTATTACTCCTGCATCACAGCCAGTTCAGGAACAAATGCAGCAACGTCCACAAAATTCTACCAATCTTGAAGGAAATAACCAATCTGAGGAACAAG ACCCTACtctaaacaagaaaaaaagaggTGGCACACAAATGCAGGTTGTACATGGACGGAGTGAGCGTAAACTAATCCTGCTAAATGAGTTGAACCAGCCCATTGGTCCTACTAAAGAAGTG GAAAAATATGACATTCCTGAAGTTGGAAAAGATTGGGCTTTGGGAGCAATTAAACTTGCTTGGAGAGAGTATAAGTGTAGGTTGAAGAAAATGCACTTTTATGCCTATGCCGATGATGCAACTCGAATGGCAAAAAGGCCTAAATTT GAGATGTCCCACACAAATAAAGAGAATCGAAAAAAGTTGAGGTATCCACACACTGTTGGCAAGACAAGTTTTGCTATAATTTGCGAG gaaaaaaagaaggaaactCCTGATGCCTTGTCAAGTAAGGACTTATTTGTGGCTACTAGAAAAAGGAAACCTGACCGAGTATACAAGGACTCACATGAAGATACAATTGCCAAAATA GCTGAAATGGAAAGGATAGAAACTCAACAAAGTGAAGATGTTACTCAATTTGTTGGCGCATTTACAACAGCTATGGGGCAAGATCATCCCGATCGAGTAAGATTATATGGACGTAGAGTAACCAAGACTCTTTTGAAACATAAACAGGGAGATTCTGGTCCCTCTTCACAAACTGTTGATAATGAAAAGATGCAGAAAAAAATCGAGGAAATGGAAGAGAGGATGCAACAAAGAATGCAAGAAAAATTCAATGCGCAAAAAGATACAATGGAAAGAGATGTTACAGTGAATATCATTGCACAACTTCAACGTCTAAATCCAGGATTAACACTTGATCCTAATATGCTAAGATTCACTGTTGGTTCGCCCGGAAATAGGGCTGCTCTTCAACTAATCAATCATCCATCTGTTGGTTGTAACAATCAAGGTTag